In Anaerolineales bacterium, one DNA window encodes the following:
- the hisF gene encoding imidazole glycerol phosphate synthase subunit HisF, giving the protein MLAKRIIPCLDIKDGRVVKGVNFINLRDAGDPVEQARLYDEQGADELVFLDISATNEGRRTTLDLVGRVADTVFMPLTVGGGIREVDDMRKLLLAGADKVSINSAAVKRPELLSEGAARFGAQCIMLAIDARRADAGWEVYINGGRVPTGMDAIEWAIRAVELGAGEILLTSMDADGTLAGYNIPLTRAIAGAVSVPVIASGGAGTSSHFAEVLTQGGADAALAASLFHDGKLKIAGLKGELKALNIPVRM; this is encoded by the coding sequence ATGCTGGCAAAACGAATTATTCCCTGCCTCGACATCAAGGACGGACGTGTGGTGAAGGGCGTGAACTTCATCAACCTGCGCGACGCAGGCGACCCCGTGGAACAGGCGCGTCTCTACGATGAGCAGGGAGCGGATGAGCTGGTTTTTCTTGATATTTCCGCCACGAACGAGGGACGCAGGACAACGCTTGATCTGGTCGGGCGTGTGGCGGATACCGTCTTTATGCCGCTCACCGTCGGCGGCGGCATCCGTGAGGTGGACGATATGAGAAAGCTCCTGCTGGCTGGCGCGGACAAGGTCAGTATTAATTCGGCGGCAGTGAAAAGGCCTGAGCTGCTATCCGAAGGCGCAGCCCGTTTTGGTGCACAATGTATCATGCTGGCAATCGATGCGCGCCGCGCCGATGCGGGTTGGGAAGTGTACATCAACGGCGGACGGGTTCCAACTGGAATGGATGCAATCGAATGGGCAATACGCGCAGTGGAATTGGGCGCGGGCGAAATCCTGCTTACCAGCATGGATGCAGACGGCACACTCGCCGGCTACAACATCCCATTGACGCGCGCCATTGCAGGAGCCGTGTCTGTGCCTGTCATCGCTTCGGGCGGCGCAGGGACCTCCTCCCACTTTGCGGAGGTGCTTACGCAGGGCGGGGCGGATGCCGCGCTGGCCGCCTCCTTGTTCCATGACGGCAAGTTAAAGATCGCCGGGTTGAAGGGTGAGTTGAAAGCGCTCAACATCCCGGTCAGAATGTAA
- a CDS encoding DUF2270 domain-containing protein, translating to MAVKSTKARKKTKQEEPDEPVWTYRGYHLKTSEFVTAMVHFFRAEIQRANVWRQRLDTTTNWAVVVTGATLSIAFSQPNIHHAIILLNTLLVLWFLLIEARRYRYYELWSYRVRLMETDFYAAMLVPPFHPSPEWAENLAENLLTPSFPISMWEAFGRRLRRNYYWIFLILYASWAAKIWLFPEPVQSLSEFVGRSAVGPISGEIMIVLGVLLYTALALVAIGTVNMTRATGEVLPRFGDESATAAPSAQGKPKGLRALLAPRQRRRQLLALIITDKPQSVSDRILTDLKRGVTAISGKGMYTGKDRSILMCALTVTEAHNLKSAVAKEDPKAVVIVSPAQEILGGGFAPLEEK from the coding sequence ATGGCGGTCAAATCCACGAAAGCACGAAAGAAAACAAAACAGGAGGAACCCGACGAGCCCGTATGGACCTATCGCGGCTATCATTTGAAAACCAGCGAGTTCGTGACCGCAATGGTACATTTTTTTCGCGCAGAGATCCAACGCGCAAATGTATGGAGACAAAGGCTCGACACGACCACGAACTGGGCGGTCGTTGTCACAGGTGCAACGCTTTCCATTGCGTTCAGCCAGCCCAACATCCACCACGCAATTATTCTATTAAATACATTGCTTGTCCTGTGGTTTTTGTTGATCGAAGCGCGGCGGTACCGTTATTATGAATTATGGAGTTACCGCGTGCGCTTGATGGAAACGGATTTTTACGCGGCGATGCTTGTGCCGCCCTTCCATCCATCCCCGGAATGGGCGGAGAACCTCGCGGAAAATTTGCTCACCCCAAGTTTTCCAATCTCGATGTGGGAGGCGTTTGGACGCCGCCTGCGAAGAAATTACTATTGGATATTTCTCATCCTGTATGCATCCTGGGCGGCAAAGATCTGGCTGTTCCCGGAACCGGTGCAAAGCCTGAGCGAGTTTGTGGGGCGCAGCGCGGTGGGCCCCATCTCAGGTGAGATCATGATCGTACTTGGTGTGCTTCTTTATACCGCGCTTGCACTTGTTGCAATCGGCACGGTCAATATGACCCGTGCCACCGGGGAGGTGCTTCCGCGCTTTGGCGATGAATCTGCGACCGCCGCGCCGTCCGCACAAGGCAAGCCGAAGGGATTGCGCGCCCTGCTCGCGCCTCGTCAACGCCGCCGACAATTGCTCGCGCTCATCATCACGGACAAACCTCAATCCGTATCCGACCGGATCCTCACCGACCTCAAACGGGGTGTCACCGCCATTTCAGGCAAGGGCATGTATACAGGCAAGGACCGTTCGATTCTCATGTGTGCGTTGACGGTGACCGAAGCCCATAACTTGAAATCCGCAGTTGCCAAGGAGGACCCGAAAGCGGTTGTCATCGTTTCGCCTGCGCAGGAAATCCTGGGCGGCGGGTTTGCCCCGCTCGAAGAAAAATAA
- the hisH gene encoding imidazole glycerol phosphate synthase subunit HisH encodes MKDVILIDAGTGNLRSVQKALETVGAIVVRTDDPQKVLSGKRIILPGVGAFGDFMSGLRARGLEDAIKDAVGRGIPLLGICVGMQALFDIGEEMGEHPGLGLLAGRVAAFPQMPGLKIPHTGWNQVEVKEDAPLFRQVKTGAYVYFNHSYYCQPGSPADVLAEMEYGLKYACAVKRGNIFGVQFHPEKSQRVGLQILKNFLEAA; translated from the coding sequence ATGAAGGATGTCATCTTAATTGACGCGGGCACGGGCAATCTCCGCTCGGTGCAAAAAGCACTGGAAACCGTTGGCGCAATCGTCGTGCGTACGGACGATCCGCAAAAGGTTTTATCTGGAAAGAGGATTATTCTTCCGGGCGTGGGGGCGTTCGGCGATTTCATGTCCGGGCTGCGGGCACGCGGATTGGAAGATGCCATTAAGGACGCGGTTGGGCGCGGGATTCCACTGCTGGGAATTTGTGTTGGAATGCAGGCCTTGTTTGATATCGGCGAAGAGATGGGCGAACACCCTGGGCTGGGTCTGCTCGCCGGCAGGGTGGCGGCTTTCCCGCAAATGCCCGGGCTGAAGATCCCGCATACAGGCTGGAATCAGGTCGAGGTTAAGGAAGATGCGCCGCTCTTTAGGCAGGTCAAAACCGGGGCGTATGTGTATTTCAATCACTCGTATTATTGTCAGCCAGGAAGCCCGGCGGATGTTCTTGCGGAAATGGAGTATGGTTTAAAGTATGCATGCGCTGTGAAGCGCGGAAATATTTTCGGCGTTCAGTTTCATCCTGAAAAAAGTCAGCGTGTGGGTTTGCAAATATTGAAAAATTTTTTGGAGGCCGCATGA
- a CDS encoding homocysteine S-methyltransferase family protein, whose translation MNKFLERLNGGEILVADGATGSNLQRMGLKPGKPPEDLIIDDPDTILNLASSFGKAGSDIILTCTFGGTRMRMKDSKYQDRTPEVNMRAAEIARKAASLNNGLVAGSMGPVGAIIKPYGPLEFEDVKATFAEQAKALAEGGVDLLVIETMFAVEETTAAFEGAKSVTDLPIVVSFSYDRGTRSMMGVKPKDVIKRYTEMGATMIGANCGTTLENMEAVVQEYAATMPNFPLWVKPNAGVPHMDIETEQGVYDMGPEDMATFSKKYVELGAKVVGGCCGNTAEHIAAIVKAVK comes from the coding sequence ATGAATAAATTTCTAGAACGATTGAACGGCGGGGAAATTCTCGTTGCGGATGGGGCAACGGGCTCGAATTTGCAAAGGATGGGACTCAAACCAGGCAAGCCGCCGGAGGATCTCATCATTGACGACCCGGATACGATCCTCAACCTTGCATCCTCCTTCGGCAAAGCCGGTTCGGACATCATCCTGACCTGCACCTTCGGCGGGACTCGCATGCGCATGAAGGACTCGAAGTATCAGGATCGCACACCCGAAGTCAACATGCGCGCGGCGGAGATCGCCCGCAAAGCCGCTTCGTTGAACAATGGACTGGTGGCTGGTTCAATGGGACCCGTCGGCGCGATTATCAAGCCGTATGGTCCGCTGGAGTTTGAAGATGTGAAAGCGACCTTTGCCGAGCAAGCCAAAGCACTTGCTGAAGGCGGCGTGGATTTGCTGGTCATCGAAACCATGTTCGCAGTCGAAGAAACGACCGCCGCATTCGAAGGCGCAAAGTCCGTGACCGATCTGCCGATTGTCGTTTCATTCAGTTATGACCGCGGCACGCGTTCGATGATGGGCGTCAAGCCGAAGGATGTCATCAAACGCTACACCGAGATGGGCGCGACCATGATCGGCGCCAATTGCGGAACGACGCTAGAAAATATGGAGGCGGTGGTTCAAGAATATGCGGCAACCATGCCGAACTTCCCGCTGTGGGTCAAGCCGAACGCGGGCGTTCCGCACATGGATATCGAGACCGAGCAGGGCGTGTATGACATGGGTCCCGAGGATATGGCAACTTTCTCAAAAAAATATGTTGAGCTGGGAGCAAAGGTGGTGGGCGGCTGCTGCGGGAATACAGCGGAACATATCGCGGCGATCGTGAAAGCAGTGAAATGA
- a CDS encoding uroporphyrinogen decarboxylase family protein, protein MREKILALLHGKKKVDTQPAFSGLIHVTAEGLASEGLAFNEICTDALKMASAAASTFKLTGMPSAALPLDLCAPAEMLGAELRYYPEEEFRFPQVGKVQFESTEEITTENTNSTEILEMGRARLICDAIQLVKQDVGKDIVISGMLPGPFTLLLYVCRPKNVFIEIKKNPEAVSTALFHLSSFLAKVGQAYLNAGADFITLHEMGGSPGFIGPKPFESHILPALQKLTGELPRPSVISVCGKTDAALSLLTQTGADAVSIDQMTDLTAARAVLKGTLLFGNLDPVRTLSAGDKAEVVEDVQRAKEAGVDAVWPGCDLVVQTPTENLKAIRL, encoded by the coding sequence ATGCGCGAAAAAATTCTAGCCCTTCTCCATGGAAAAAAAAAGGTTGACACCCAACCCGCCTTCAGCGGGTTGATTCACGTCACGGCGGAGGGGTTGGCAAGCGAAGGGCTGGCGTTCAACGAAATATGCACGGATGCACTCAAGATGGCCTCGGCGGCGGCGAGCACGTTCAAACTGACGGGGATGCCGTCCGCGGCGCTGCCGCTGGATCTATGTGCGCCTGCGGAGATGCTCGGCGCGGAATTGCGCTACTATCCCGAGGAGGAGTTTCGTTTTCCGCAGGTAGGGAAGGTACAGTTTGAGTCAACGGAAGAAATCACCACGGAGAACACAAACAGCACAGAGATCCTTGAGATGGGGAGAGCAAGGCTAATTTGCGATGCCATTCAGTTGGTGAAGCAGGATGTTGGAAAGGACATCGTTATTTCGGGGATGCTGCCCGGTCCGTTCACGCTGTTGCTCTATGTGTGCCGTCCTAAAAATGTTTTCATCGAGATCAAGAAAAATCCCGAAGCGGTTTCAACCGCCCTGTTTCATCTCTCCTCTTTTCTTGCAAAAGTAGGGCAAGCCTACCTCAACGCAGGCGCGGACTTTATCACCCTTCATGAGATGGGCGGCTCGCCGGGCTTTATCGGACCGAAGCCGTTCGAGAGTCACATTTTGCCTGCGCTTCAAAAATTGACGGGAGAACTGCCCCGCCCTAGTGTAATTTCAGTCTGTGGAAAAACGGATGCAGCCTTGAGTCTGCTCACGCAAACCGGCGCGGATGCCGTCTCGATTGACCAGATGACAGATCTCACGGCGGCGCGGGCTGTGTTGAAAGGCACCTTGCTGTTCGGGAATCTCGACCCCGTGAGGACGTTGTCTGCGGGGGATAAGGCTGAGGTGGTCGAAGATGTTCAAAGAGCGAAAGAGGCCGGCGTGGATGCCGTCTGGCCGGGCTGCGACCTCGTCGTCCAAACCCCCACCGAAAATCTGAAAGCAATCCGACTATAA
- a CDS encoding NAD(P)/FAD-dependent oxidoreductase: MPNLISTKWDLIVAGGGPAGFFAAIRCAELNPKLRILILEKSSQTLGKVLISGGGRCNVTHACFDPAQLVTYYPRGGMALRGAFTRFQALDTVKWFETHGVKLKTEADNRIFPITDSSKTIADILLFEAKNAGVKVHVGMILLRAEKNPKGGFKLEIKREAEVLPLQTKKLLIATGSDPKTREIVKSLGHTVEEPVPSLFTFNIKDKRIDGLAGVAVENVTLKMDSLTQRGPMLITHWGLSGPAVLRLSAWGARILFDKKYRSSLTVNWLGDYKLDAALEILQRNKNWPESARKKIAAQPAFSQIPIRLWKQLTQFIGDKNWGDVSKAELLKLAEELTAGEFMIQGRGQFKEEFVTCGGVNLDEVDFKTMQSRIVEDLFFAGEVLDIDGITGGFNFQSAWTTGWLAGNAIS; encoded by the coding sequence ATGCCAAACTTGATCAGCACCAAATGGGACCTTATCGTGGCGGGCGGGGGACCGGCGGGCTTCTTCGCCGCGATCCGCTGTGCGGAGTTGAACCCGAAACTGCGCATATTAATTCTTGAAAAATCCAGCCAGACGCTGGGCAAAGTCCTAATTTCCGGCGGCGGTCGCTGCAATGTGACCCACGCCTGCTTCGACCCAGCGCAGCTCGTCACCTATTATCCACGCGGCGGCATGGCACTGCGAGGCGCATTCACACGCTTTCAAGCGTTGGACACGGTCAAATGGTTTGAAACTCACGGGGTGAAGTTAAAGACCGAAGCTGATAACCGCATATTTCCCATCACAGACTCTTCAAAGACCATTGCGGACATTCTGCTTTTCGAGGCAAAAAATGCCGGGGTGAAGGTGCATGTTGGCATGATACTGCTAAGGGCTGAGAAAAACCCAAAGGGTGGATTCAAGCTCGAGATCAAAAGAGAAGCGGAAGTTCTTCCTCTCCAAACAAAAAAATTACTCATCGCCACGGGCAGTGATCCCAAAACGCGTGAGATCGTCAAATCGCTTGGGCACACTGTTGAAGAACCTGTGCCTTCCTTATTTACATTCAACATCAAAGACAAACGCATAGACGGGCTGGCAGGCGTGGCGGTTGAGAACGTAACCCTCAAGATGGATTCGCTCACGCAGCGTGGTCCGATGCTTATCACCCACTGGGGATTGAGCGGTCCCGCCGTGCTGAGGCTTTCCGCCTGGGGGGCGCGCATTTTGTTCGACAAAAAATACCGCTCCAGCTTAACTGTCAACTGGCTCGGCGACTACAAGCTGGATGCCGCGCTGGAAATTTTACAGCGCAACAAGAACTGGCCTGAAAGTGCACGCAAGAAAATTGCGGCGCAACCCGCCTTCTCGCAAATTCCGATACGCTTGTGGAAACAGTTAACTCAATTCATTGGCGATAAAAACTGGGGCGATGTTTCCAAAGCCGAACTGCTAAAACTTGCTGAAGAATTAACCGCGGGCGAATTCATGATCCAGGGCAGGGGACAATTCAAGGAAGAGTTCGTCACCTGCGGCGGCGTCAATTTGGATGAAGTGGATTTCAAGACCATGCAAAGCCGCATCGTCGAAGATCTCTTCTTTGCCGGGGAAGTGCTGGATATTGACGGCATCACGGGCGGTTTTAATTTTCAGTCCGCGTGGACAACAGGCTGGCTGGCGGGGAATGCCATTTCATAA
- a CDS encoding ASKHA domain-containing protein: MTKKHTIILQPSGSRGQVDEGMSVRSAARELGVEIESICAENATCGKCMVLIEEGRFEKYNLDSKRGNLSPVSTEEAAYFARRPKLLKDKGWEVGQVRLSCQCKIRGDVLINVPEESRGNKQIIRKSASNREIEVKPAIRKYLVSMTPPNLERPIADWERLAKGLETSMALVRGTDEKLPRWHDLTIDYQCLRMLSATLREATWNVTVSVWQDREVIEVQAGYVEDSYGAAVDIGSTTVALYLCNLRTGEMLAAESEMNPQIVYGEDVMSRIQYAIEHPDGLEKLHKAIIATLNKLLKQAARTAKIETEEILEMVLVGNSTMHHILLNLHPKDLGLAPFVPAIHKSMDVKARELGLHINPCGNIHVLPTIASFVGADTSAMIVAEEPHKQDENWLLIDVGTNAELILGNRRRLVCTSTPTGPALEGAHVEYGMRAAPGAIERVHIDETTLEPRYKIVGENEWNSGKAKGICGSAIIDSVSELFRAGIVDSRGKFKQGLESSRIRKGESGWEYVIAWAEETSIGRDIPMTQQDVRQIQLAKAALFTAARTLLKRSGLESPDKIILAGGFGSYIDKEKAMLIGLIPDCELDNVYAVGNAAGDGARIALLNVEKRNEIDSVTRKVERFELPTDPEFQNQFMLATSFPHMSEPFPHIAHLIPNRKADPMAKNFLK; this comes from the coding sequence ATGACAAAAAAACATACCATCATCCTGCAACCCTCCGGCAGCCGCGGTCAGGTGGACGAAGGCATGTCCGTTCGTTCTGCCGCACGCGAACTCGGCGTGGAGATCGAATCCATTTGTGCCGAGAATGCCACCTGCGGCAAGTGCATGGTTTTGATCGAGGAGGGCCGCTTCGAAAAGTACAACCTTGATTCCAAACGCGGGAACCTCTCCCCCGTTTCCACCGAGGAAGCGGCGTATTTTGCGCGCCGCCCCAAGTTATTGAAAGACAAAGGCTGGGAAGTCGGACAGGTGCGTCTTTCCTGTCAGTGCAAAATTCGCGGTGATGTGCTGATTAATGTCCCCGAGGAAAGCCGCGGAAATAAACAGATCATCCGCAAGAGCGCCAGTAATCGTGAGATCGAGGTCAAGCCTGCTATTCGAAAATATCTGGTTTCGATGACACCGCCCAATTTGGAACGTCCCATTGCGGATTGGGAACGCCTCGCCAAGGGGCTCGAAACCTCCATGGCACTTGTCCGCGGTACGGATGAAAAACTCCCGCGCTGGCATGACCTGACCATTGATTATCAATGCCTGCGGATGCTTTCAGCCACGTTGCGCGAAGCAACCTGGAATGTGACCGTTTCGGTCTGGCAGGACAGGGAAGTCATCGAAGTGCAGGCTGGATACGTGGAAGACAGCTACGGCGCGGCAGTGGACATTGGTTCAACAACGGTCGCTCTTTATTTGTGCAATCTCCGCACCGGTGAAATGCTTGCGGCTGAATCCGAGATGAATCCGCAGATCGTGTATGGCGAAGATGTCATGTCCCGCATTCAGTATGCCATCGAGCATCCGGACGGCCTGGAGAAATTGCACAAGGCGATCATCGCCACGCTGAACAAACTGCTCAAACAGGCTGCAAGGACAGCGAAGATCGAAACCGAGGAAATCCTGGAAATGGTCCTGGTTGGCAACTCAACCATGCATCATATCCTGCTCAATCTACATCCAAAAGATTTGGGGCTTGCGCCGTTCGTGCCTGCGATCCACAAATCCATGGATGTGAAGGCACGCGAACTGGGTCTGCATATTAATCCCTGCGGCAATATTCATGTACTGCCCACCATTGCTTCCTTCGTCGGCGCGGATACCAGCGCAATGATCGTCGCAGAGGAACCGCACAAGCAGGATGAGAACTGGCTGTTGATCGATGTCGGCACAAACGCAGAATTGATCCTAGGCAATCGCAGGCGATTGGTTTGCACATCTACACCCACGGGACCCGCGCTCGAAGGCGCACACGTTGAATATGGAATGCGCGCCGCGCCCGGCGCAATCGAACGCGTCCACATTGATGAGACGACGCTCGAGCCTCGTTATAAAATCGTCGGCGAGAATGAATGGAACAGCGGCAAGGCCAAGGGGATATGCGGTTCCGCCATCATCGATTCAGTGTCGGAGCTGTTCCGGGCGGGGATCGTGGATTCTCGAGGCAAGTTCAAGCAGGGGCTGGAGTCGAGCCGTATTCGAAAGGGAGAAAGCGGCTGGGAGTATGTCATTGCCTGGGCGGAGGAAACCTCCATCGGACGCGACATCCCCATGACCCAGCAGGATGTGAGACAGATCCAATTGGCAAAGGCTGCCTTGTTCACCGCGGCACGGACATTATTAAAACGCAGCGGTTTGGAATCTCCTGATAAAATCATTCTCGCCGGCGGTTTTGGGAGTTACATCGACAAGGAAAAAGCCATGCTGATCGGCTTGATCCCCGATTGCGAGCTGGACAATGTCTATGCGGTCGGGAACGCGGCAGGCGATGGCGCGCGCATTGCGTTGTTGAACGTCGAGAAGCGAAATGAGATCGACAGTGTGACGCGCAAAGTGGAACGCTTCGAATTGCCAACCGACCCTGAGTTCCAAAACCAGTTCATGCTGGCAACGAGCTTCCCGCACATGAGCGAGCCGTTTCCGCACATCGCGCATCTGATCCCCAATCGCAAAGCGGACCCGATGGCGAAGAATTTTTTGAAATAA
- a CDS encoding virulence factor codes for MAKYRIMYWKHIPQSFTVEGDGRTVKKQLSQKIQDKIDAYAMAVGATSTTDYAKEYKRGDWIERDGSPEEIAAALLSELEAEFAKIEIPRRESA; via the coding sequence ATGGCAAAATACCGCATTATGTACTGGAAACACATCCCGCAATCCTTTACCGTGGAGGGTGATGGCCGCACGGTTAAGAAACAACTCTCCCAAAAAATCCAGGACAAAATTGACGCGTACGCGATGGCCGTCGGCGCGACATCCACAACAGATTATGCGAAGGAATACAAACGCGGCGATTGGATCGAACGTGACGGTTCTCCCGAAGAAATAGCGGCTGCGCTTCTTTCCGAGCTGGAAGCTGAGTTTGCCAAAATTGAAATTCCACGCCGGGAAAGTGCATGA
- a CDS encoding sulfite exporter TauE/SafE family protein encodes MNSIFLYVLVFLMAVIYSSAGFGGASGYLFVMSFFGIPASIMSSTALVLNVFIASVSFASYTRAGHLRPRLLLPFLITSIPAAFMGGYIKIAQQTYTTLLYGALTYLAFRMFLFPTLSESKNWTARSMPFWSALVSGAAIGLISGILGIGGGIFLSPLIILMQWGDSKQAAASAGGFIAINSISGLIGRYANGTLVVGVFGLPLLAAGLLGALIGSQLGAVKFSGPVVRRALGAILMIAIGTYWFKFL; translated from the coding sequence ATGAACAGCATATTCCTCTATGTACTTGTATTCCTCATGGCAGTGATATATTCCAGTGCAGGGTTTGGGGGCGCATCGGGATATCTCTTCGTGATGAGTTTCTTCGGCATTCCCGCAAGCATCATGTCCAGCACGGCGCTGGTGTTGAACGTTTTCATCGCTTCAGTCTCGTTCGCCAGTTACACCCGCGCGGGACATCTGCGCCCGAGGCTGCTTCTCCCCTTTTTGATCACGTCCATTCCAGCGGCTTTCATGGGCGGTTACATCAAAATCGCACAGCAGACCTACACCACATTATTGTACGGGGCGCTTACCTATCTTGCATTTCGGATGTTCCTGTTCCCAACCCTCAGCGAATCCAAAAATTGGACTGCGCGCAGCATGCCCTTCTGGTCTGCTCTGGTCAGCGGCGCGGCGATCGGGCTGATCTCCGGCATTCTGGGGATCGGCGGTGGAATTTTCCTTTCGCCTCTCATCATCCTCATGCAATGGGGCGATTCCAAACAGGCGGCCGCGTCGGCAGGCGGGTTTATCGCGATCAACTCCATCAGCGGTTTGATCGGGCGGTATGCAAATGGTACACTGGTAGTTGGTGTGTTTGGTCTGCCCCTCCTGGCTGCCGGCCTGCTCGGTGCATTGATCGGGAGTCAATTGGGCGCGGTCAAGTTTTCAGGCCCGGTGGTGCGGCGCGCGCTGGGTGCAATCCTTATGATTGCGATTGGAACCTATTGGTTTAAGTTTCTATAA
- the hisA gene encoding 1-(5-phosphoribosyl)-5-[(5-phosphoribosylamino)methylideneamino]imidazole-4-carboxamide isomerase → MSFIVYPALDLRGGRVVRLQEGDPARMTAYSDDPAQTARQWLQAGARWLHVVNLDGAFGENDHANWSALESILKLGARVQFGGGMRSLDAIENALALGVGRVVLGTIAIEQPQVIEDSLKKFGAEKIAVAIDVRDGLVRVRGWKGGSGISASDLALQMRTVGLRTIIFTDIRRDGLGSGLNIPATRELADVSGLDVIASGGVHTRADVTSAREADLAGAIIGRALYEGTLDLKEALKDS, encoded by the coding sequence ATGAGTTTTATTGTTTATCCTGCCCTTGATTTGCGCGGCGGAAGGGTTGTGCGCTTGCAGGAGGGCGACCCCGCGCGCATGACAGCCTATAGTGACGACCCTGCCCAAACGGCACGGCAATGGTTGCAGGCGGGTGCGCGCTGGCTGCATGTGGTCAACCTCGATGGCGCCTTTGGCGAGAACGATCATGCAAATTGGTCCGCTCTTGAATCGATCTTAAAACTTGGTGCGCGCGTGCAATTCGGCGGCGGGATGCGCTCCCTGGATGCCATTGAAAACGCGCTTGCATTGGGGGTGGGCCGCGTGGTGCTCGGCACAATTGCGATTGAGCAGCCTCAAGTGATTGAAGATTCCTTGAAAAAATTTGGGGCGGAAAAAATTGCCGTTGCAATCGATGTACGTGACGGACTTGTGCGCGTGCGCGGCTGGAAAGGCGGCAGCGGAATTTCAGCATCGGACCTGGCGCTTCAAATGCGGACCGTTGGACTGCGCACCATCATCTTTACCGACATTCGCAGGGATGGTTTGGGCAGCGGGTTGAATATCCCTGCCACGCGCGAACTGGCTGATGTCAGCGGATTGGATGTGATCGCTTCGGGGGGTGTGCATACACGCGCTGATGTAACCTCGGCGCGTGAGGCAGACCTGGCCGGCGCGATCATTGGACGTGCATTGTATGAAGGGACACTTGATTTGAAGGAAGCATTGAAAGATTCCTGA
- the hisE gene encoding phosphoribosyl-ATP diphosphatase: protein MSIQWLFNIIEDRKNNPTETSYTAGLFKEGLPKIAQKVGEEGTEVVVAALAQDDQRFIDEIADLTFHALVLLSARGLTPAHILAELEKRHK, encoded by the coding sequence ATGAGCATTCAATGGCTGTTCAACATCATCGAAGATCGCAAAAACAACCCCACCGAAACATCATACACGGCAGGTCTTTTCAAGGAAGGCCTGCCAAAGATCGCGCAAAAAGTTGGCGAGGAGGGCACGGAGGTTGTCGTCGCGGCGCTTGCACAGGATGATCAACGCTTCATTGATGAAATCGCAGACCTCACCTTTCACGCCCTCGTTCTATTATCGGCACGCGGCTTAACCCCCGCACACATCCTCGCCGAGCTGGAGAAACGTCACAAATGA
- the hisI gene encoding phosphoribosyl-AMP cyclohydrolase: MQEFSTEIKFDANGLVPAIVQDAETNQVLMMAYMNAEALQLTLEKKETWFWSRSRSELWHKGCTSGNNQKVIEIRVDCDADTLLILVQPAGPACHTGEQTCFYRGMLLKSFNNPPGLAKGKNK; encoded by the coding sequence ATGCAGGAATTTTCGACTGAGATCAAATTCGATGCGAACGGCCTCGTCCCTGCAATTGTGCAGGATGCGGAAACAAATCAGGTGTTAATGATGGCATATATGAATGCCGAGGCTCTGCAGCTTACACTTGAAAAAAAGGAGACATGGTTCTGGTCGCGCAGCCGCAGCGAATTATGGCATAAAGGATGCACATCGGGAAATAATCAAAAAGTGATCGAGATCCGCGTGGATTGCGATGCCGATACGCTTTTAATTCTTGTTCAACCGGCGGGCCCCGCCTGTCACACAGGCGAACAAACATGTTTTTATAGAGGCATGCTCCTGAAAAGTTTTAATAATCCTCCAGGTCTCGCAAAAGGAAAAAATAAATGA